The proteins below are encoded in one region of Nitrospirota bacterium:
- the pseI gene encoding pseudaminic acid synthase, producing the protein MHNITISGRSVGAGDPVFIVAELSANHRQDLGIALKTIEAMKDSGADAVKFQTYKSDTITIDCHNDYFKIKQGTIWDGKTLHELYSEAFTPWEWFPALVEKALDVGLIWFSSPFDKTSVDFLENLNVPAYKIASFEITDLPLIKYVASKGKPVIISTGVAIFDEIAEALETCKEAGNDKVAFLKCSSVYPTPYSEINLKTIQHIRETLNTVAGLSDHTPGISAPIAAAALGAHIIEKHFILDKMLGGPDSAFSLEPAAFRRMVNGIRETEAAIGTVTYDLSSAVKKSREHARSLFVIEDITAHGAFTTENVKSIRPAYGLAPKHLAEILTKRAKVDIKKGTPLCWDIVED; encoded by the coding sequence ATGCACAATATAACCATAAGCGGCAGAAGTGTGGGGGCAGGCGACCCTGTCTTTATTGTGGCTGAGCTATCTGCTAACCACAGACAAGACCTTGGCATTGCACTTAAAACCATAGAGGCGATGAAAGACTCCGGTGCTGATGCGGTCAAATTTCAAACGTATAAATCCGACACGATTACCATAGACTGTCACAACGACTATTTCAAAATTAAGCAGGGAACGATTTGGGACGGTAAAACCCTGCATGAACTTTACTCGGAGGCATTTACCCCGTGGGAGTGGTTTCCGGCATTAGTGGAAAAGGCGCTTGATGTGGGGCTTATATGGTTCTCTTCACCGTTTGACAAGACATCGGTGGATTTTCTTGAAAACCTGAACGTGCCCGCCTACAAGATTGCATCTTTTGAGATAACAGACTTGCCTCTGATTAAGTACGTTGCCAGTAAGGGAAAGCCAGTAATAATCTCAACCGGTGTTGCAATATTTGATGAGATAGCGGAGGCACTGGAGACTTGCAAAGAGGCGGGAAATGACAAAGTAGCTTTCCTTAAGTGTTCAAGTGTTTATCCAACACCGTATAGCGAGATAAATTTAAAAACCATCCAACATATAAGAGAAACGCTAAACACAGTGGCCGGGCTTTCTGACCACACACCGGGCATAAGTGCGCCTATAGCGGCGGCAGCCTTAGGAGCACACATAATAGAGAAACATTTCATATTGGATAAGATGTTGGGAGGGCCTGATTCGGCCTTTTCTCTTGAACCAGCAGCATTTCGCCGTATGGTTAACGGCATAAGGGAAACAGAGGCAGCCATTGGCACAGTTACGTATGACCTTTCATCAGCCGTTAAAAAAAGCCGTGAACATGCGCGTTCCCTGTTTGTTATAGAAGATATCACAGCTCATGGGGCATTCACAACTGAAAATGTAAAATCCATAAGGCCAGCCTATGGGCTTGCGCCCAAACATCTGGCTGAAATACTCACTAAACGGGCTAAAGTGGATATTAAAAAAGGTACACCACTATGCTGGGATATTGTTGAGGATTGA